Proteins encoded together in one Bacteroidetes bacterium GWF2_43_63 window:
- a CDS encoding glycosyl hydrolase yields MKKQFAILLFALVVLPLPLLSQHVNIVVGATNAPEEPTIIINPKNTQELVAGANLDNYYISQDGGITWTHGILTSSHGVWGDPVVICDTAGAFYFFHLSNPASGNWIDRIVCQKLDSLNGSWNDGTYAGLNGTKAQDKQWAVVDRKTNTIYMTWTQFDEYGSGLSTDSTTILFSKSTDGGQTWDSAIRINKVAGDCIDSDNTVEGAVPAVGPNGEVYVSWAGPEGLVFDRSSDGGATWLDEDIFAAPMGGGWDYMVPGIQRANGLPVTVCDTSQGPYRGTIYINWSDQTNGSSNTDVWLVKSTDGGDTWTTPLRVNNDTTATQQFFTWVTIDQVTGYLWFIWYDRRNYTDNRTDVFMACSKDGGQTFENFKVSDSPFTPTSSVFFGDYTNITAHNNVVRPIWTRLESGQLSILTAIVDTALSIEETFSVPDSDIEIFPNPSEGSFCLAFKMHSVTPFSVELLDITGNVITKLLEGFTTTGRQIHYFDASDYGLQSGVYFIILRSNEKTFLKKWVLVE; encoded by the coding sequence ATGAAAAAACAATTTGCGATCCTGTTGTTTGCCCTGGTGGTTCTGCCGCTTCCCCTTTTATCACAGCATGTCAATATTGTTGTGGGGGCAACGAATGCGCCGGAAGAGCCCACCATTATTATCAATCCAAAAAACACACAGGAACTGGTTGCCGGAGCCAATCTAGACAATTATTACATCAGTCAGGACGGAGGCATTACATGGACGCACGGAATCCTCACCTCAAGTCATGGCGTCTGGGGCGATCCCGTTGTCATTTGCGACACCGCAGGAGCATTTTATTTCTTTCATTTATCAAACCCGGCCAGTGGTAACTGGATTGACCGAATCGTATGTCAAAAACTGGATTCTTTAAATGGAAGCTGGAATGACGGAACATATGCCGGACTAAACGGTACAAAAGCACAGGACAAACAATGGGCGGTTGTTGACCGTAAAACAAATACCATTTACATGACCTGGACACAGTTTGATGAATACGGCAGCGGACTTTCAACAGACAGCACCACTATTTTATTTTCAAAATCGACCGATGGCGGACAGACCTGGGATTCGGCGATACGGATTAACAAAGTCGCCGGAGACTGCATTGATTCTGATAATACAGTAGAAGGAGCCGTTCCGGCAGTCGGGCCAAACGGCGAAGTGTATGTTTCATGGGCCGGACCTGAAGGTCTTGTGTTCGACCGCAGCTCTGATGGCGGTGCCACCTGGCTGGATGAAGATATTTTTGCTGCGCCGATGGGTGGCGGCTGGGATTATATGGTTCCCGGTATTCAGCGCGCCAACGGGCTACCTGTCACAGTTTGTGATACCAGTCAGGGGCCATATCGGGGCACAATTTATATCAATTGGAGCGATCAGACAAATGGAAGTAGCAACACTGATGTATGGCTTGTAAAAAGCACCGATGGTGGTGATACCTGGACTACTCCTTTGCGTGTAAATAATGACACTACAGCAACTCAGCAGTTTTTCACCTGGGTGACCATCGATCAGGTGACCGGATATCTTTGGTTCATTTGGTATGATCGCAGAAATTATACGGATAACCGCACCGATGTATTTATGGCCTGTTCTAAAGATGGTGGACAAACATTTGAAAATTTCAAAGTAAGTGATTCGCCGTTTACACCAACTTCATCTGTTTTCTTTGGCGATTACACCAATATTACAGCACACAATAATGTTGTACGCCCCATCTGGACACGGCTTGAGAGCGGACAGCTTAGTATATTGACCGCTATTGTGGATACTGCTTTAAGCATTGAAGAAACATTTTCAGTTCCTGATTCCGATATTGAAATATTTCCAAATCCTTCCGAGGGCTCATTCTGCCTGGCGTTCAAGATGCACAGCGTTACGCCTTTCAGCGTGGAGTTGCTCGATATAACAGGCAACGTCATTACAAAACTGCTTGAAGGTTTTACAACAACCGGCCGGCAGATACATTATTTCGACGCGTCTGATTACGGCCTGCAGAGCGGTGTTTATTTTATCATTCTGCGCAGCAACGAAAAAACTTTTCTGAAAAAAT